The genomic segment atgtgtaaggagtttattgacaaaaatgaatcggtttgtattgcctgcttggtcatgtttctccaacgagagttgcgtacggaagtgatcaaggttgattgtttatatcacgagagtgttttaccaagattttagagattccttgtctaaggaatatttgcttgaggcatgtaggacatccatactggtcaggaacacttaggagtcgattaccccatccttaggagctttcgcattttgattgtttacatttttattcgtAACTCGATCctttacccgaactggtactcgaacACCAGCTTCGTGTAACCCTTCAAGCTGTTCATACTCATCTTGCTTACTCAATCACCCCACCCgttcctgtactcgaatgcttgcatcgagtgcttaggtcgtgtggttcttgtttatttgctttcttttatttatcttaggattgttagatcaaaaccatttcttgcttggcttgacttgcatagttctgataatatctcatctgctagcataacaaccatttggattgataatccttagtactacaactgcataaggaattgataccctgggtgaaaatcctgttatcaccCTGCTTCAAAGTAATACCACTCTGTTCTTGTAAAACCTCAATGCCAAGGTAGTACGTCAGCCTCCCAATTTCACTCATCTCAAACCTCGAAGACATAGCCTGTTTAAACTCGTAGATCAACTTCAAGTTACTACCGGTGACAAGAAGGTCATCAACATACACTGCAACGACAACAATTGATCCTTTTCTTGTCTTCGATACAGAGCAGGCTCTTTagcacaacaaacaaaaaataactcaAACATAATTTGATTGAGCTTGTGGTTCCAGGCTTGGTGAGCTTGACGAAGTCCGTAGAGTGCTTTGTTCAGCTTATACACCAGTCTTTCACTTCCTCTCTTCATAAAACCTTCCGGTTGAGCAACAAATACTTCTTCCCTAAGTTCTCCGTGTAGGAAGGCAGTCTTGACATCCAAATGGTGTACTTCCCATCTCCGTGAACCGCCCACTCCTGCTCAACCACCAAACCATTCTACAGAGCAACCCGATCCTGCACCCGATCACACTATCCAGATAGATGATTGGGTTGACATTCCGGTCAGTCCACCTCCTACAGACAAACCAAGAGgagagaaacagaaagagagacGATTCATCCCCCCCTCCTTACAAGCCATCCTTGCCATTTCCTGGATGATTTCACAAGGAACTTCTTGAGAAGTACAAGGCTTTGTTTGAAAAACAGATGCAGGAACTCGAGCTGCACATGCCTCTAATGGACGCTTTCACGCTGATCCCCCTTACCAGAAATTTCTGAAAGATGTTGTGATGGAACGGATAAAATAAGTTCAAGGAATGGTCATACTCAATCACGAGTGCAGTGCTATAATCCATAGGACTACTGCACCTAAGAAATTGAGTGACCCGGGGTCATTTACTTTACCTTGCTCGATTGGACCTTTGACGTTCGGAAGATGTCTCTGCGATTTGGGGGCATCAGTCAGCCTAATTCCTTTAACTGTAGCCAAACGTCTTGGATTTGAGAAGTTCAAACCCACCGACATCCAACTGGTCCTAGCAGATCAAACTACAAGGTTGCCAAGCGGAATATTGGAAGACTTGCCGGTCAAGGTAGGATCAGTAGACGTACCAACCGACTTCATGGTTTTGGAGATGGATGTGGAGCCAAGGGATCCGCTTATCTTAGGACGACCATTTTTAGCCACCGCAGGGGCAATGATAGATGTGAGGAACAAGAAGATCGATCTGAAGCTTGCGGAAGACCTTACTATGCAGTTTTGATATTAGGGAAACTATGAAAAAACCCACAATCGCAGGGTAAACCTTCTGGATAGAGGAGTTAGAAAAACTGCGTGAGGAGGCGTTTGAGGAGATTGCAATTGGGGATTGCTGGCAAACAGCACTAACAAATGATAGTAAGGAGGGATTCATACACCAAGAAACGGAGCTCTACAAAGAGTTGCTTGATACTTATCGGGAAGTCATCGACTCGGAGTTAAGTGAAAACATGAGG from the Camelina sativa cultivar DH55 chromosome 12, Cs, whole genome shotgun sequence genome contains:
- the LOC109128003 gene encoding uncharacterized protein LOC109128003, producing the protein MVILNHECSAIIHRTTAPKKLSDPGSFTLPCSIGPLTFGRCLCDLGASVSLIPLTVAKRLGFEKFKPTDIQLVLADQTTRLPSGILEDLPVKVGSVDVPTDFMVLEMDVEPRDPLILGRPFLATAGAMIDVRNKKIDLKLAEDLTMQF